One stretch of Armigeres subalbatus isolate Guangzhou_Male chromosome 2, GZ_Asu_2, whole genome shotgun sequence DNA includes these proteins:
- the LOC134213245 gene encoding DNA-directed RNA polymerase III subunit RPC2 has protein sequence MGLDEKHWEPEGKNFKKVQKALEDKWKLVPAFLQIKGLVKQHIDSFNYFINVDIKNIVRANDEVKSDADPCFYLKYLNVSIGMPDVEEGFNNTKSTTPHECRLRDMTYAAPITVDIEYTRGTQRVVRNNLLIGRMPIMLRSSNCVLTGKSEYELSQVNECPMDPGGYFVIRGTEKVILIQEQVSWNKMITEDYNNVIQCQVTSSTHEKKSRTILLSKHGKYYLKHNSMTEEIPVAIIFKAMGIASDQEIMQLVGIDTETQKRFAPSLLEAANHKVYTQQRALEYMGSKLIAKRFTTAATKYRTTADEARDLLATTILAHVPVPNFNFQVKAIYVALMIRRVMAAEVDKSAVDDRDYYGNKRLELAGSLLSLMFEDLFKRFNWELKMIADKNIPKIKAAQFDIVKHMRAALISTGLETAISTGNWTIKRFKMERAGVTQVLSRLSYISALGMMTRVNSQFEKTRKVSGPRSLQPSQWGMLCPSDTPEGEACGLVKNLALMTHITTEVDEEPVIRLAYNSGVEDIRLLGGETINNPKVFMVFINGNILGVTIGYKRLVEVFRMMRRRGLIGSFVSIHTSFTQRCVYIHTDGGRLCRPYIIVQNGKPLVQQDHIEQLKIGLRKFDDFLHDGLIEYLDVNEENDSFIAYQETDIDPEKTTHLEVEPFTLLGVCAGLVPYPHHNQSPRNTYQCAMGKQAMGIIGYNQKNRIDTLMYNIVYPQTPMVRSRTIELTNFDKLPAGQNATVAVMSYSGYDIEDALILNKASIDRGYGRCLVYKNSKCTIKRYSNQTFDRIMGPMKDSLTNKIIFKHECLDTDGIISPGEKVLSKQTMVNKEMPAVKSTNPIEQKEAGQQPITYSPVPITYKGTEPSYIEKVMVSTNNEEEFLVKMLLRQTRRPEIGDKFSSRHGQKGVTGLIVDQEDLPFNDYGMSPDMVMNPHGFPSRMTVGKTLELLGSKAGVLEGKFHYGTAFGGSKCQDLQDELFKNGFNFLGKDIFYSGITGEPLEMYIYSGPVYYQKLKHMVQDKMHARARGPRAVLTRQPTQGRSREGGLRLGEMERDCLISYGASMLIMERLMISSDAFDVDVCNVCGRLAYSSWCHNCRSSASVSKISMPYACKLLFQELTSMNIVPRLKLKNY, from the exons ATGGGACTTGATGAAAAGCACTGGGAACCGGAGGGTAAGAACTTCAAAAAGGTCCAAAAGGCTCTGGAG GACAAATGGAAGCTGGTTCCGGCGTTTCTCCAGATCAAGGGTCTGGTCAAGCAGCACATCGATTCTTTCAACTATTTCATCAATGTGGACATCAAGAATATTGTCCGGGCGAATGATGAAGTGAAGAGCGATGCTGACCCGTGCTTCTACCTGAAATATTTGAATGTGAGCATCGGAATGCCAGATGTGGAAGAGGGTTTCAACAACACCAAGTCTACTACTCCGCATGAGTGCCGGCTGCGGGATATGACATATGCGGCTCCAATTACCGTCGATATCGAATATACGAGGGGAACCCAACGAGTGGTGCGGAATAATCTTCTGATTGGTCGTATGCCGATAATGCTACGGTCGTCCAATTGCGTGCTAACTGGGAAATCTGAATATGAGCTGTCGCAAGTTAATGAGTGTCCAATGGATCCGGGCGGTTATTTTGTTATCCGTGGCACGGAGAAAGTTATTTTGATTCAAGAGCAGGTCTCGTGGAACAAGATGATAACGGAGGACTATAACAATGTGATTCAGTGCCAGGTAACGAGTTCGACTCACGAGAAGAAGTCCCGAACGATTCTACTGTCCAAGCATGGCAAGTACTATTTGAAACACAATTCTATGACGGAGGAAATTCCAGTAGCCATCATATTCAAAGCAATGGGAATCGCCTCGGATCAAGAGATTATGCAACTTGTTGGTATTGATACGGAAACGCAAAAGCGATTTGCGCCTTCCCTGTTGGAGGCTGCCAATCATAAGGTTTATACTCAGCAACGAGCCCTGGAATACATGGGATCGAAGCTGATCGCGAAGCGTTTCACTACAGCGGCGACCAAGTACAGAACAACTGCGGATGAAGCAAGAGATTTACTAGCGACAACTATCTTGGCCCACGTCCCTGTaccgaattttaattttcag GTAAAGGCTATTTATGTAGCTCTTATGATTCGTCGCGTCATGGCTGCCGAAGTGGATAAATCAGCTGTTGATGATCGCGATTACTACGGTAACAAACGACTTGAGCTGGCAGGATCGCTGCTGTCCCTGATGTTCGAGGATCTGTTCAAGCGGTTCAATTGGGAGCTGAAGATGATCGCCGACAAGAACATTCCCAAGATAAAGGCCGCGCAATTCGATATAGTAAAACACATGAGAGCTGCTTTGATTTCAACTGGCTTGGAAACGGCAATCTCGACGGGAAATTGGACCATCAAGCGTTTCAAAATGGAACGTGCAGGGGTGACGCAAGTGCTTTCCCGATTGAGCTACATTTCTGCGCTCGGAATGATGACCAGGGTGAATTCCCAGTTTGAGAAGACGAGGAAGGTTTCGGGACCGCGTTCATTGCAGCCGAGTCAATGGGGAATGCTCTGCCCCTCGGATACCCCCGAAGGTGAGGCTTGCGGTTTGGTGAAGAATCTTGCATTAATGACGCACATTACGACGGAGGTAGACGAAGAACCGGTAATTCGCTTGGCTTACAATTCAGGGGTGGAGGACATTCGTCTGCTGGGAGGTGAAACCATAAATAATCCGAAGGTTTTCATGGTGTTCATCAACGGTAACATCTTGGGGGTGACGATCGGGTATAAGCGTTTGGTAGAGGTATTTCGGATGATGAGAAGAAGGGGCCTCATTGGATCGTTTGTTTCGATTCATACATCATTCACACAGCGTTGTGTTTATATCCACACGGATGGTGGTCGCTTATGTCGTCCATACATAATTGTGCAGAACGGAAAGCCCTTGGTGCAGCAGGACCACATCGAGCAGCTGAAGATTGGCTTGAGGAAGTTTGATGATTTTCTCCATGATGGTTTGATTGAATATTTGGATGTAAATGAAGAAAACGATTCATTCATTGCTTATCAAGAGACCGACATTGATCCGGAAAAGACTACTCATTTAGAGGTGGAACCTTTTACACTCTTGGGAGTTTGTGCTGGTTTAGTTCCGTATCCACACCACAATCAAAGTCCTCGTAATACCTACCAATGTGCTATGGGTAAACAAGCTATGGGGATTATCGGCTACAATCAAAAGAACCGCATTGATACACTTATGTATAACATTGTATACCCGCAGACTCCAATGGTCCGATCAAGAACCATCGAGCTGACTAATTTCGACAAACTTCCGGCTGGGCAGAATGCCACCGTAGCTGTTATGAGCTATTCGGGGTACGATATCGAAGATGCCCTGATTCTGAACAAAGCTTCCATCGATCGTGGCTACGGTCGTTGCCTCGTTTACAAAAACAGCAAATGCACCATCAAGCGCTACAGTAACCAAACATTCGATCGTATCATGGGCCCTATGAAAGATTCCTTGACCAACAAGATTATTTTCAAGCACGAATGTCTCGATACGGATGGAATCATTTCTCCAGGAGAAAAAGTCCTGTCCAAACAAACTATGGTCAACAAGGAGATGCCCGCAGTCAAATCGACAAATCCCATCGAGCAAAAAGAGGCCGGACAGCAACCCATTACGTATAGCCCGGTCCCGATAACCTACAAGGGAACCGAGCCCAGCTACATAGAGAAGGTCATGGTCTCCACCAACAACGAAGAGGAGTTCCTTGTCAAGATGTTGCTAAGACAAACTCGGCGCCCAGAAATCGGCGACAAGTTCAGTTCCCGTCACGGTCAGAAAGGTGTGACCGGTTTAATAGTCGATCAAGAGGATCTTCCTTTCAACGATTATGGCATGTCACCTGACATGGTCATGAACCCACACGGTTTTCCTTCGCGTATGACAGTCGGTAAGACCCTGGAGCTTCTGGGTAGTAAGGCAGGAGTTTTGGAGGGAAAATTCCACTACGGAACCGCATTTGGGGGATCCAAATGCCAAGACCTGCAGGATGAACTATTCAAGAATGGTTTCAACTTCCTCGGAAAAGATATCTTCTATTCGGGCATCACCGGTGAACCATTGGAAATGTATATCTACTCCGGTCCTGTCTACTACCAGAAGCTCAAGCACATGGTGCAGGATAAGATGCACGCTCGAGCTCGTGGCCCACGGGCTGTGCTCACCCGTCAACCGACGCAAGGTCGTAGTCGTGAGGGCGGTCTTCGTCTCGGCGAAATGGAACGGGACTGCTTGATTTCCTACGGAGCTTCCATGCTGATTATGGAACGGCTGATGATTTCTTCCGATGCGTTCGATGTGGACGTCTGCAATGTGTGCGGTCGGTTGGCTTACTCATCCTGGTGCCACAATTGTCGATCATCCGCCAGCGTATCGAAAATTTCCATGCCCTACGCTTGTAAGCTTTTGTTCCAAGAACTAACCAGTATGAACATTGTTCCCCGGCTTAAACTGAAGAACTACTAA